A stretch of the Halorussus salinus genome encodes the following:
- a CDS encoding efflux RND transporter permease subunit: MGFADRYADALTTYSKVVLAVLLVSTAAVGYGAANIDAGLTIASFGSDSTEAQKLDYLQSNFTTGDENTSVAQVVVRGDDVLTKESLIETLRLQQRLRENETVNATLREGQSTVGLSNLVATAAMRQERSSGGDSNATGAGAPPARPPSLDAQIAQLESMSQSEIDRVLLTVLNPDRTAAGPVDPFTLLATDYEPGTTTASARVVFVFQQADSSGDALSDEIIAAQLATQTIADRTVESTDAFVFGAGIVDEESGRATGESFAVITPFAFLLVVGVLFVAYRDLVDVILGLAGTLLVLVWMGGFMGWAGIGVTQILIAVPFLLIGLSIDYALHVVMRYREARADAPERAPREAMRAGLAGVTVALAATTFTTAVGFTSNLVSPIESIRQFGLVSAFGIVSAFVVFAGLLPALKLELDGLLERLGFDRRKRAFGTGTSAANRLLGVGATAARKLPVAIVLVALVASAGGAYAATDIDTSINQVDFLPRDSPDWMDSLPGPLRPGDYDLRENVVYLNDNFVQSRDRSQAQILVEGPVASPNTLDRLAAAREEINRSSSAITLASGRPSVDGPISTIRRVSARNDSFAQVVAERDADGDGIPDRDLEAVYDALYATAPDEAAAVVYRTDDGEYRALRLAVAIRGGADTGTVTSEMRAVAAVVETDSDLTATATGQPIINEIVQQGLLSTLVQTFLITLGVIVSFLTVIFYRRYGTLSLGAVTMVPVVFALSWILGAMYLLGIPFNTETAIIASIAIGIGVDYAIHISERFVEELARAGSATAALETTLAGTGGALLASAVTTAGGFGVLLFALVPSLQRFGLVTGTTIVFAFLSSVVVLPSLLVLWYRYLGTDTPVGEATVGATGD; encoded by the coding sequence GGACTGACAATCGCCAGCTTCGGGAGCGATTCGACCGAAGCCCAGAAACTCGACTACCTCCAGTCGAACTTCACCACCGGCGACGAGAACACCTCCGTCGCACAGGTCGTCGTCCGAGGAGACGACGTGTTGACCAAGGAGTCGCTAATCGAGACGCTCAGGCTCCAACAGCGACTCCGGGAGAACGAGACGGTGAACGCGACGCTCCGCGAGGGACAATCGACGGTCGGCCTCTCGAACCTCGTGGCGACCGCCGCGATGCGACAGGAGCGGTCGTCCGGCGGTGACTCGAACGCGACCGGCGCTGGCGCGCCGCCTGCCAGACCGCCGTCGCTGGACGCCCAAATCGCGCAACTGGAGTCGATGTCCCAGTCGGAAATCGACCGCGTTCTCCTGACCGTCTTGAACCCCGACCGAACCGCCGCGGGACCGGTGGACCCCTTCACCCTGCTGGCGACCGACTACGAACCGGGGACGACCACCGCCTCCGCGCGCGTCGTCTTCGTCTTCCAACAAGCCGACTCGTCGGGCGACGCCCTCTCCGACGAGATAATCGCGGCCCAACTCGCCACCCAGACCATCGCCGACCGGACGGTCGAATCGACCGACGCGTTCGTCTTCGGCGCGGGCATCGTGGACGAGGAGTCCGGGCGGGCGACCGGCGAGAGCTTCGCGGTCATCACGCCCTTCGCGTTCCTGTTGGTCGTCGGGGTCCTGTTCGTCGCCTATCGGGACCTCGTGGACGTGATTCTCGGCCTCGCCGGGACCCTGCTGGTCCTCGTCTGGATGGGCGGGTTCATGGGGTGGGCCGGAATCGGCGTGACCCAGATTCTCATCGCGGTCCCGTTCCTCCTCATCGGTCTCTCCATCGACTACGCGCTCCACGTCGTGATGCGCTATCGGGAGGCCAGAGCCGACGCCCCCGAGCGCGCTCCCCGCGAGGCGATGCGGGCCGGACTCGCTGGCGTGACCGTCGCCTTGGCGGCGACCACCTTCACCACCGCGGTCGGGTTCACCTCGAACCTCGTCAGTCCCATCGAGTCAATCCGCCAGTTCGGTCTCGTCTCGGCGTTCGGCATCGTCTCGGCGTTCGTCGTCTTCGCCGGACTCCTGCCCGCGCTCAAACTCGAACTCGACGGTCTCCTCGAACGGCTCGGGTTCGACCGCCGCAAGCGCGCGTTCGGCACCGGTACGAGCGCGGCCAACCGCCTGCTCGGAGTCGGCGCGACCGCGGCCCGCAAGCTTCCCGTCGCCATCGTCCTCGTCGCACTCGTGGCGAGCGCGGGCGGTGCCTACGCCGCCACCGACATCGACACCTCCATCAATCAGGTGGACTTCCTGCCGCGGGACTCTCCCGACTGGATGGACTCGCTGCCCGGCCCGCTCCGGCCGGGCGACTACGACCTCCGGGAGAACGTCGTCTACCTCAACGACAACTTCGTCCAGTCGCGCGACCGCTCGCAGGCTCAGATACTCGTGGAAGGCCCGGTCGCGTCGCCGAACACGCTCGACCGGCTCGCGGCCGCCCGCGAGGAGATAAACCGGTCTTCGAGTGCCATCACGCTCGCCAGCGGGCGACCGAGCGTGGACGGCCCCATCTCTACGATTCGGCGCGTCTCGGCGCGGAACGACTCGTTCGCGCAGGTGGTCGCCGAGCGCGACGCCGACGGCGACGGGATTCCCGACCGCGACCTCGAAGCGGTCTACGACGCGCTGTACGCCACGGCCCCCGACGAGGCGGCCGCGGTCGTCTACCGCACCGACGACGGCGAGTATCGCGCGCTCCGCCTCGCGGTCGCCATCCGCGGCGGGGCCGACACTGGCACCGTCACCAGCGAGATGCGGGCGGTCGCCGCGGTCGTCGAGACCGACAGCGACCTGACCGCGACCGCGACCGGGCAACCGATAATCAACGAAATCGTCCAGCAGGGCCTGCTCTCGACGCTTGTCCAGACGTTCCTCATCACGCTCGGAGTCATCGTCTCGTTTCTGACGGTCATCTTCTACCGGCGTTACGGCACCCTCTCGCTGGGCGCGGTCACGATGGTCCCGGTCGTCTTCGCGCTGAGTTGGATTCTCGGCGCGATGTACCTGCTCGGCATCCCGTTCAACACCGAGACGGCCATCATCGCCAGCATCGCCATCGGCATCGGCGTGGACTACGCCATCCACATCAGCGAGCGGTTCGTCGAGGAGTTGGCGAGGGCAGGGAGCGCGACCGCGGCGCTAGAGACCACGCTGGCGGGGACCGGCGGCGCGCTACTGGCGAGCGCGGTCACGACCGCTGGCGGGTTCGGCGTCCTGCTGTTCGCGCTGGTGCCCTCGCTCCAGCGGTTCGGACTCGTCACGGGGACGACCATCGTGTTCGCGTTCCTCTCCAGCGTGGTGGTCCTGCCGAGTCTGCTGGTGCTGTGGTACCGCTATCTCGGCACCGACACGCCGGTCGGCGAGGCGACGGTCGGCGCGACCGGCGACTAA
- a CDS encoding pyridoxamine 5'-phosphate oxidase family protein, which produces MSTDEFVEDDDCVSDDRWSDVRMRSDAASAFLERKGWGCLTLADGGCAYSIPMSFGYDGDETVYFHLQTDERSEKMSYLDATERATLLVPEVEPPDWTSVVVRGPIEAVPDDEIDDAYVACAENAWFPACPWPDDRDPTDLEFYKLVADELTGRTSVVGQ; this is translated from the coding sequence ATGTCTACCGACGAGTTCGTAGAGGACGACGACTGCGTATCGGACGACAGATGGTCCGACGTGCGGATGCGTTCCGACGCCGCGAGTGCCTTTCTGGAACGGAAGGGGTGGGGATGCCTGACGCTCGCGGACGGTGGGTGTGCCTACTCGATTCCGATGTCGTTCGGGTACGACGGCGACGAGACCGTCTACTTCCACCTCCAGACCGACGAGCGAAGCGAGAAGATGTCGTACCTCGACGCGACCGAACGGGCGACGCTCCTCGTTCCCGAGGTCGAACCGCCCGATTGGACGAGCGTCGTCGTCCGCGGTCCGATCGAGGCGGTCCCCGACGACGAGATAGACGACGCCTACGTCGCGTGCGCGGAGAACGCGTGGTTCCCGGCCTGTCCGTGGCCCGACGACCGCGACCCGACCGACCTCGAATTCTACAAACTGGTGGCCGACGAGTTGACCGGGCGGACCTCCGTCGTCGGACAGTAA
- a CDS encoding PINc/VapC family ATPase produces MNVLPDTSVVIDGRISERVGGAASEKQRKDGEAVDGEFAGATVLIPEAVVAELEGQANRGQESGWDGLSELQRLADLADDGDIELEYVGERPDPEAAGRAHEGEIDAHIRELAADHDATFVTSDSVQAEVAKAKGLDVEYIAPKTDDGEIGRLAIEEFFDDQTMSLHLRAGVAPMAKRGDIGEMHYQQIRDEVSTEEQLKEYASEIIDSAKRSNEGFIELSEQGMTIVQFRDYRIAVAEPPFADAWEITAVRPIVKTDMEDYEFADELKERLLEHQRGVLISGSPGAGKSTFAQAVGEFLADNDFAVKTMEKPRDLQVGPEITQYTELSGEMEKTADSLLMVRPDYTIYDEVRKTDDFEVFADMRLAGVGMIGVVHATRAIDALQRLVGRVELGMIPQIVDTVVYIEAGKVEKVYDVTTQVKVPEGLMEEDLARPVIMIQDFETGRPEYEIYTFNRQVVTVPLNEGEREESGVSKLAKQEIEREIQSVARGAVEVEVQGQNRATVYVTEDDISYVIGKGGGRIEDIENRLGIDIDVRTHDENPQSSSGAGGAGGASAGAGGGASRGEVVTPEITSRHIVLPTDGHAGETVEVQADGEYLFTATVGRGGDIQVSRGSAIAEELERAIDREQAITVVGA; encoded by the coding sequence ATGAACGTTCTACCGGACACGAGCGTCGTCATCGACGGCCGGATTTCCGAGCGGGTAGGGGGCGCTGCTTCGGAGAAGCAGCGGAAAGACGGTGAAGCCGTCGATGGCGAGTTCGCGGGCGCGACGGTGCTGATTCCGGAGGCGGTCGTCGCCGAACTCGAAGGACAGGCCAACCGGGGACAGGAGAGCGGGTGGGACGGCCTCTCGGAGCTTCAGCGCCTCGCGGACCTCGCCGACGACGGCGACATCGAACTCGAGTACGTCGGCGAGCGCCCGGACCCCGAGGCCGCGGGCCGCGCTCACGAGGGCGAAATCGACGCCCACATCCGGGAGTTGGCCGCCGACCACGACGCCACGTTCGTCACCAGCGACAGCGTGCAGGCCGAGGTGGCGAAGGCGAAGGGCCTCGACGTGGAGTACATCGCGCCGAAGACCGACGACGGCGAAATCGGTCGCCTCGCCATCGAGGAGTTCTTCGACGACCAGACGATGAGCCTCCACCTCCGGGCGGGGGTCGCGCCGATGGCCAAGCGCGGCGACATCGGCGAGATGCACTACCAGCAGATACGCGACGAGGTCTCGACCGAGGAGCAACTCAAGGAGTACGCCAGCGAGATTATCGACTCCGCCAAGCGAAGTAACGAGGGCTTTATCGAACTCTCCGAGCAGGGGATGACCATCGTCCAGTTCCGCGACTACCGCATCGCGGTCGCGGAACCGCCGTTCGCCGACGCGTGGGAGATAACCGCGGTTCGGCCCATCGTCAAGACCGACATGGAGGACTACGAGTTCGCCGACGAACTCAAGGAGCGACTGCTGGAACACCAGCGCGGCGTCCTCATCTCGGGGTCGCCCGGTGCCGGGAAGTCCACGTTCGCGCAGGCGGTCGGCGAGTTCCTCGCGGACAACGACTTCGCGGTCAAGACGATGGAGAAGCCCCGCGACTTGCAGGTCGGTCCCGAAATCACCCAGTATACCGAGTTGAGCGGCGAGATGGAGAAGACCGCCGACTCCCTGCTGATGGTCCGGCCCGACTACACCATCTACGACGAGGTGCGCAAGACCGACGACTTCGAGGTGTTCGCCGACATGCGACTCGCGGGCGTCGGGATGATCGGCGTCGTCCACGCGACGCGCGCCATCGACGCGCTCCAGCGACTCGTCGGCCGGGTCGAACTCGGCATGATTCCCCAAATCGTGGACACCGTCGTCTACATCGAGGCCGGGAAGGTCGAGAAGGTCTACGACGTGACCACGCAGGTGAAGGTGCCCGAGGGCCTGATGGAGGAGGACCTCGCGCGCCCGGTCATCATGATTCAGGACTTCGAGACCGGCCGCCCCGAGTACGAGATTTACACCTTCAACCGGCAGGTCGTCACCGTGCCGCTCAACGAGGGCGAGCGCGAGGAGAGCGGCGTCTCGAAACTCGCAAAGCAGGAGATAGAGCGGGAGATTCAGTCGGTCGCCCGCGGTGCCGTCGAGGTCGAGGTCCAAGGCCAGAACCGCGCCACGGTCTACGTCACCGAGGACGACATCTCCTACGTCATCGGCAAGGGCGGCGGCCGCATCGAGGACATCGAGAACCGACTGGGCATCGACATCGACGTGCGGACCCACGACGAGAACCCGCAGTCCTCCTCGGGCGCGGGCGGCGCTGGCGGTGCGAGCGCGGGCGCAGGCGGCGGGGCCTCGCGCGGCGAGGTCGTGACTCCCGAAATCACCTCCCGGCACATCGTCCTGCCGACCGATGGCCACGCAGGCGAGACGGTCGAGGTGCAGGCCGACGGCGAGTACCTGTTCACCGCGACGGTCGGTCGGGGCGGCGACATTCAGGTCTCGCGCGGGAGCGCCATCGCCGAGGAGTTGGAGCGCGCTATCGACCGCGAGCAGGCAATTACGGTCGTCGGGGCGTAG
- a CDS encoding pentapeptide repeat-containing protein, giving the protein MSGEMQSTSGDSGTNAEERAVKVTDEQAEGVSTERPTTVEGRCGYTHEASAVTGLGGVCCWRPTWGDTDRCIWHADVAQKPSRELESAAPTVGDRLDGAIFRDVELSGSDWLAGRTVTDARFVNCNLEDADVSGADLRYSHFEGVDAQSVNLRGSNLEHTEFHRTDLRGADLCGARLHYAVFDNARIAESTNFGNNVVYEEELLDAENDEFTSLRVQRELESNDDRMDRYEAAHWTYKELQQLTEENGLTAASRNYYLQQKDVRRREAWEYGSYPRALAKEAWRWTTGYGSNPWRVIATAAAVIVVCAVLFPLLGEVHAGTPSGTPVKYFFDPGMGLYYNFVVFLHSLYFSVVTFATLGYGDMQPVLIGAQAIAAAEALFGQLLMALLVFVMTRNVTWSE; this is encoded by the coding sequence ATGTCTGGGGAGATGCAGTCTACCAGTGGGGACTCGGGGACGAACGCCGAGGAGCGCGCGGTGAAGGTCACCGACGAGCAGGCGGAGGGCGTCTCCACGGAGCGCCCGACGACCGTGGAGGGGCGATGCGGGTACACCCACGAGGCCAGCGCGGTGACGGGCCTCGGCGGGGTCTGTTGTTGGCGGCCGACGTGGGGCGACACCGACCGGTGCATCTGGCACGCCGACGTGGCCCAGAAGCCCTCGCGGGAACTGGAGAGCGCCGCGCCGACCGTCGGCGACCGCCTCGACGGCGCGATATTCCGGGACGTGGAGTTGTCAGGGAGCGACTGGCTCGCGGGCCGGACCGTCACCGACGCGCGATTCGTCAACTGCAACCTCGAAGACGCCGACGTGAGCGGCGCGGACCTCCGGTACTCCCACTTCGAGGGCGTGGACGCCCAGTCGGTGAACCTCCGCGGGTCGAACCTCGAACACACCGAGTTCCACCGCACCGACCTCCGAGGAGCGGACCTCTGTGGCGCGCGCCTCCACTACGCCGTCTTCGACAACGCGCGCATCGCCGAGTCCACCAACTTCGGGAACAACGTCGTCTACGAGGAGGAACTGCTGGACGCCGAGAACGACGAGTTCACCTCGCTCCGCGTCCAGCGCGAGTTGGAGAGTAACGACGACCGGATGGACCGCTACGAGGCGGCCCACTGGACCTACAAGGAACTCCAGCAACTCACCGAGGAGAACGGCCTGACCGCGGCCTCGCGGAACTACTACCTCCAGCAGAAGGACGTTCGCAGGCGGGAGGCGTGGGAGTACGGCTCGTACCCGCGCGCGCTGGCCAAGGAGGCGTGGCGGTGGACGACCGGCTACGGGTCGAACCCGTGGCGGGTCATCGCCACCGCCGCGGCCGTCATCGTCGTCTGTGCGGTCCTGTTCCCGCTGTTAGGCGAGGTCCACGCCGGGACGCCGAGCGGGACGCCAGTGAAGTACTTCTTCGACCCCGGCATGGGGCTGTACTACAACTTCGTCGTGTTCCTCCACAGCCTCTATTTCAGCGTCGTCACCTTCGCCACGCTGGGCTACGGCGACATGCAACCAGTCCTCATCGGCGCGCAGGCCATCGCGGCCGCCGAGGCGCTGTTCGGCCAACTGCTGATGGCCCTGTTGGTGTTCGTCATGACCCGGAACGTGACGTGGTCGGAGTAG
- a CDS encoding DUF7553 family protein, translated as MVELGAIHEEIRRVREDTDADRDVRLSLDSIEEALAGMESGENAAQPDRIKELRAEIDRLSDDADGETAAELDRLQEQLREYEREQL; from the coding sequence ATGGTCGAACTCGGCGCGATTCACGAGGAGATTCGGCGCGTTCGGGAGGACACCGACGCCGACCGCGACGTGCGACTGAGCCTCGACTCCATCGAGGAGGCGCTCGCGGGGATGGAGTCGGGCGAGAACGCCGCCCAACCCGACCGCATCAAGGAGCTTCGCGCGGAGATAGACCGCCTGAGCGACGACGCAGACGGCGAGACGGCCGCCGAACTCGACCGGTTGCAGGAGCAACTCCGGGAGTACGAGCGCGAGCAACTGTAG